The Methanopyrus kandleri AV19 DNA segment TAGTCGTCTAGCGCCGGCGGCCGCCCCTAGCACGAAGGATGCTATGTTCACGGCTACCCAGAACACGTCGCTGAACGGGTTATTCTCGCACTTGTCCTCGTACTGGGAGGCTAGGTAGTGAACGTATCGTGCGAGCTCGTACATCGTGGAGCTGGCGAGTACGCTCGTGGGCGACTTGGAAACCTTCCACAGCTCCTTCAGCATTGGCTCCGAAAGTGGTTCACCTTCCACCATCCTCTCGAAGGTGGCCCGGAGCGTTTTCGCTGCGGTCGACCACCTGAGGCGGTGTGTGGGAGTTATCCTGTCGAGCCACCGGCGCAGTTTGTTCCCCTTCGGGACGATCTCCTGAATTACAACATCCCGGACGTTTGCCGGAATTTCCACGACTGGTTCGGTTCTTTCCGGCCCCGTCATGCATAACACGTTGAACACGACATCCGGTGAATACTTGATGAGGCGCTGGACCCAGGTGGTGACCCCACCTAAAGCTACGGGATAGGTAGCCTCGGTTACTACGGTGACAGTGGGTCGTTTGTACATCCCGCTTCCCCGAAATTCCACCATAGAGTGGTCGGCCTGGAGCTGGGTCCACGCTTCCTTCCTTTCGGTTTCTTTAGGTAATAACCCCAGTGATAGGAGTCACCCCCGTCCGGTGTAGCCCCATCGCCCGGCGAGGAAACGGTATCTAGTACTTAATTCTTTGACTGGATGAAGGCATGTAGTTATCTGGTTTCGATCACTGTTGTGTCGGGTGGAACGTCCTCGGGTCGGGCGATCACTCGACACGGTCGGATCTCATCCCCCAAGTCGACCGGCCAATGGAATCCCGGGAGCACGTCTTCGGGAACATCCACCATCTCGGCTTTCGTTCCCTCCTCGGCGTGGATCGGCGGTACCCGGGAGCTCACACAAAGTTCGGCACCCAACTGAGATAGGGTCAAGAGACCCGAGGTCGGGGGGACTGAAAAGGCCCTCTCCCCGTCGATGAGTACGCGCTGTCCGTCGAATCGGTAGTCCACGTTCTCCAACACGTCGACACCGAATTGAAACCTCGAAACGGCTCGGGGTACGTGCTCACGGAGATCCCCGGGCTCACCCTTCGTGAGATCCTCTAGGGTCCGGCGGAGCTCCTCGAGCGCCCCCCTGGAGGCGGGGTTCCCATCGGGGCGGCACGTGTAAACGACATCGTATCCTCTTTCTTCCAGCTCCTTTCCGACTTTCCGGTAACCGTCCGCGGCGTGGCACACTATCGGGAGGTCTCCCACTATCTTCTCAATAAGCGCCGCCGAGCGCTCGATCTCCTCTCGACTCCATTCCCCGGTGACTCGAACGTCGTAGTGGGCGGCGGGAAACGTCCTCTCCAGCGCCCTCGGCACGGCACCGAGTGGGCTGGTGATCATGATCTCATCCACGGGGAAATTCCACGTTATTCGCATGATACGTCGGTGCGTGGGCGATCGTGAGTAGGGTTTCCGGGCGGAGCACGGGAGCAGGACGACCGCTTCCACCCAATCCGGGGGTTCGTACCGACGAACGCGACGGAGCCACTCGGTGACCTCCGGACGGTCGAACGATAGGTCGGTAGCGCAGGCGATCTGGGTGTTCCGGTTCAGGTTCACGTATCGGGCGACGGCACGTTCCCGGTCGCAGACCCGTAGGACTTCGGCGATCCTGGGGTGCCTCGCGGCCACGGACTCGACGAGTTCCCTCAAAGTGCCCTCACGGATCGCTTCGCGGAGCCTCAGCAGGCAGAACTGTAGCTGAGTCCAGTTCTCCCTGAGCAGCTCTTCGCGGTCCTCCGTCTCCACGGTCTCGGTCGAGAAGTCGTCCAACAGCAGTTGATCCTCCAGCGTCAGACGTAGACACAGTGCGGCGTCGAAGAGGTCGAACCCGAGGTAAAACAGCAGGGGGATCCATTCGGGATCTCGCACCGTCACGGCACGGACCGAGCCACTCCGACGTATCTTGCTCACTACCTCCGCGAACTCCCGAGCGTCCGGGATCGACTCGAGCCGGTACACCGTGATCGATCCGTCCGAAAGGGCTTCGGCCGGGTCCGTCCACGGGGACGGCAGGTCGTCCGGCGTGAGTCGTACGGAGTACGGCCGTGCCAGTTCCTCGAGCTCCTTCACGAGTTCTCGCACTTCGGGGACGTTCTCTACGGCGACGGACAGTCGTTCGGGGATGAGGAAGGGAGCCGGGGTTTCTACGCCCTCCACCTCGAGGACGCGCGCGCAATCACACCGAAGGACCCGGACTTTATCCCGCACCGACACCCAACACCTCCTTCATCTCGCGATCGATCTCCTCCAGGTCGCGTCGGGTCTTCTCGGCGGCCTCACGCGCCAGGTCGGGAGCCACGCCCAAGTACTTCTCGGGGTCCAACACCTCATCTAACTCTTCTTCTCCGAACAGCTCACGGACGCGCTCTTCCTCCTTAACTACTTCCGCGAAGTCACGTCCTTCCTCCCAAGCCCTCATCGCGAGCCGTCTCACGAGCTCGTGCGCCTCCTGTCGCCCTATTCCTCGCTTGACCAGTTCGACCATCAGTGCCTCCGCCATATTAAGCCCCTTCGTCAGCCGCAGGTTCTCCCGTATGTTCTCCTCGTAAACGCGTAATCCCTCCAAGTTGTGGATCGTCAGCCGCAGCATTTCGTCCAGCAGCAGGAACTGTTCGGGGAGGATCACCCGCTCGCTCGCGGAGTTCGTGAGGTCCCGCTCGTGTTCGAGCGGCACGTTCTCGAGCGCTATCTGCACGTTTGACCGCAGTACCCTCGCCAGGCTACACACCCGCTCGGAACGGATCGGATTCCGCTTGTGTGGCATCGTCGAGGATCCGACCTGCTTCTCGGGGTCGAACGGTTCCTCGACCTCCCGGATCTCCGTCCGCTGGAGGTTCCTGATCTCGCGGCCGATCTTATCCAGCGTCGAGCCGATCAGCGCGAGCAGTGCGATCAACTCCGCGTAGCGGTCCCGCTGAATGACCTGGTTGGACACGGTCACCGGCCTGAGGTTCAGCAGTTCCATCACCCGACGCTGCACCTCAGGACCCTTCTCGCCCAGCGCCGCCATCGTTCCGACGGCACCGGACAGCTGCCCCACCAGTACCCGGTTCGCGCACTCCCGGAGTCGCTTCAGGTGCCTCACGACCTCGCGTGCCCAGATCGCGAACTTCATACCGAGCGTCGTGGGAACCGCGTGCTGACCGTGCGTGCGACCCACCATCGGGAGGTCGGCGTACTCCTCGGCCTTCTCCGCCAGCACTTCCGCTAGACGGTGCAGCCTGCGGTAGATTATCGACAGTGCTTCCCGCAGTACCAACGCGTGCGCGGTGTCTATCACGTCGTTGCTGGTAGCGCCCAGGTGCACGTAGTCCCCGCCAACCTCGCACCGCTCCGATAGCGCCTTCACCAGGGCCATCACGTCGTGTTTGATCTCCGCCTCGATCTCCTTGACGCGTTCCACGAACCGTCGTAGCTCTTCCTCGTCGCCGGTGATCTCCTCGACGACGCGTTCCACCTCGTCCGCGGCCTCCTCCGGTACGAAGTCGAACACCTCGGAGAGCGCCCGTACCAGGGCCGCCTCAACCTCGAGCATCTTCGCCACTTTGTTCTCTTCCGAGAACACCCGGCGGAGCTCGTCCGATCCGTACCGTGACTCGATCGGATGAACGGGCAACTCAGAGCCCCCTCCGGTCGGGACGGCTCTCCGCATCCCTCGTGGTCGACGGCAACCTACCCTTTCGTCATCGGGGGTAAGTTATCCCTTCACCGGCGCACCGAGACCTTCTGGGCGTGCACCCTACGGAAACCCAAAGATCTGGCGTACTCTTCCAGCTCGACCATGTCCTCGTACTTGGGGAGTGGCAGGTCTCTACGCCGAAACTCCGGTCGATAGTCCAGGTAACACACCTGGACGTCCTCTCCCAGGTGCTCGTACAGCCAATCCGTCAGCGCGAAGACCTCCTCCTTGTCGACCAGCTCGGGGTTGTACGGTATCCCGACACCCACGAAGACTTCCTCCAGGTATTCGTCCGCCAGGTACTCCAGGATCCGTAGCACCCCATCTACGTACTCGGCCGCCCCCTTCACGTCTATTCCGGCCACCTCGGCGAACGTCTCGGGGCGGAACCCCTTCACGTCGATCCCTATATCCGTCATGCCCGCCTCGACCAGCTCGTCAACGTAGTCGGGGGAGAGGACCGTACCGTTCGTGTCGACGTGCACTCGGAGGTCGGGTCCGCCGTACTCACGGCACTTCCTGACGAATTCCACGAGGAACTCGCGGTTCAGCGTCGGCTCCCCACCGGAGATCGCGACGCGGTTCACGCCGTACTCTCGGGCCGTCCCGACCAGCAGTCGGGCCGCCTCCTCCGGCCGCATCCGCGCGCCCATCGCGGCCCCGAAGGCGATCGAGTGGTTCTGACATTGAGGGCACCTGAGGTTACAACCGTGCGCGAAGCACGCCGCCTCGACGTAGCCCGGCTTGTCCTTCAGCTCGACCGGGGTCCCCACACCGCCGACGGGATGCGGCTGGAAACCGCTGACGACCCGGATCTTTCCGTCGACGTCCTCCGTCTCGACCTCGTCACCCTCGGTGAGCTTGGAGTTGCAGGCCGGAACCACCTCGCCGTTGAGCCGGACGGCGCACGCGTAGCAACCTCCCACGCCGCACGGGGCGTCGACGTCGTGTCCTATCTCCCGGAGGGCCCCTTCCACCCACCGGGATTCGACCTCGACTTCTTCCCCGTCCACCCGTACCGTGATCGGTCCTTCCTCGACCTCGACTAACCTGCGGGCGCCGTACGGGCAGGCCGGGACGCACGCGCCGCATCCGACGCAGTCCTCACGGTTCCACAGGGGATCACCGACGGGACAGTCCACCACCTGGGAGCAATAGCCGCAGTGCCTGCATCCGACCAGTCGGACTTTCCGGACCAATCCACGCCCCTGAATGATGAGGGGGCGTAGGGGAAGAAGTTCGTTACGACAGTGCGTCCTTTCCGCGGTCCCCGGTGCGCGCGCGGACGGCGTCCTCGAGCGGGATGACGAAGATCATACCGTCGCCGGGCCTGCCCGTCTTCGCGTGCTCACAGATGATGTCGATGACCTCCTCGACGTCTTCGTCGTCCACCACGATCTCGATCAGCACATTATCCAACAGGTCGATCCGGTACTCCTCACCACGGTACCGGTGTGTAGGCTTTGGAGGCCATCCTCTCGGCGGCGGATCCCGAGACGATGGTCACCGTCTTGTCGCAAAACGACCACTGGAACAGCGCGAGCGCTAAAGCGGGGTAACATCGACTTCATCGGGTCGGCAGCCCACGCTTCGGCCGAGAACAGCCCCGACAACCAACCCCCGAGTCCCTTCGCGTACTCGGGGAACGCGATCGTGAAATCCAGTAGCATGAACGCGACGACTGTGATTCTCACATCTACCAGGCACTCCATGAAAAACCGAGGCTGACTTGATTCTAAGAACATGAAACCGACCTGCATCATTACAACGAGTGCCATCGCCCGAATCAGGAAAAAGGATCGCACCCAGTCCCCGAGACACACCACATCGCTAGTGCCTAATATAGATCGCCGACGTCTGCCGACAATAATTTCCTCAACTTTCATCCAGCAAGGCTTTCCGGAGAGGCTTGACTATTGGATTTATTCTGTGATCATTTACCGGAAAGATCTGCCTGAAAGAGGGTGCCGGCAATGGACGTCACAAAGCTCGTCATACATTATCTACTGGTGATCGCAAAGGTAGCACCTCTGGTATTCCTGGGGTTCTTTTTGGCTTCAGTAATGATAATCCTTCGAGTACATGAGAGGTTAGGAAAACTGACGGGTAGGAGGCTGGCGAGGTTAGGGTTGACCCCCGAAGCCGCGTCTGCGATGGCGGCCTCGCTCGTGAGTCCCAGCGCGGGGTATCCCATACTGGCCGAGTTCCGGCGTGAGGGTCGCTTGGACGATCGTGACGTGGTGTTGCTGGTCGTCGCTACCACGTTCCCCACTACCGTGGGTGAGATGTTCCTGAAAGGGCCGTTCTTCGCGGCCCTGGCGATACTCGGTCCGAAACTGGGAACGGAGTACATGGGTGCGCTCTTCGTTACCGCGCTGCTCCAGACGCTCCCTGCCTTGGCACTGTACGGAGCGCGCTCCGGCAACGGGTCCGACATCCATCTGCCATCGACGTCCCACGACGACGTCCCGCCCCTCCGCGAGGCCGTGATCGAGGGGCTACGGCGTGCGGCCCGAAGGATGAAATACGTCCTACCTAGGATGGTCGGGATCGGATTACCCATGGTGATCCTGGCGGAAGTCCTTCGGTCGTGGGTCCACGGAGGCCTCGGTCCGGTGGTGGCGATCACCCTCGCTAACGTCAGCCACTACACGGTCGGGTACGCCACGGCGGCGGAGCTGGTTCACAGAGGAGTGCTCTCGGAGAGCGAGGCGGTGGCGGCCTTGCTCATCGCGGGATGCGCCAACGTCCTGATGATCTTCCTGAAGGCGTCGTTGGCGACGTACGTGTCGATCTTCGGCTCCAGGCTGGGTCTTCGGGCGTGGGCCGCGAACTTGGGATCCAGCGTCGGAGCTCGGCTCCTGATGGCGTACGCGATACTGCGATGGTCGTAGCTAGGGAGTCAACTTTATAGGACCGAACGCGGCGGCTCGGTTCGCCTGAAAAGACACCGTTCGCGGCGATAGGGAAGAGATGCAAGTGGGGTGTTCCCGTGGCTGAGGAGAACGTAATCTACGTCGGCAACAAGCCCGTGACCAACTACGTCCTGGCGGTGATGACGCAGTTCAGTGAAGGCGCCGACGAAGTGAAACTCGTCGCCCGTGGCCGTGCGATCAGCCGTGCAGTCGACGTCGCGGAGTTCATCAGGAACAACGTCATGCCGGAGGTCGAAGTTAAGGACATCGAGATCGGCACCGAGGAGATCGAAACCGAGGAAGGCGACACCATCAGTGTGTCTACGATCGCCATCACCCTGGCCAAGCCGTCCGAGTAAAACGCCCCTCCCTCCCCTCCCCTGAGGGTGCCCGACTTGCCGGAGCTCCCATCAGTGGAGGATCTGATGTCGCGAAACCCGGTTACAGTGGACGCCGACCAGTCCCTCAAGTTCGCCCTGAAGACCATGCGCAAGCGCAAGGTGAACAGACTACCCGTCACCGAGCGCGTGTCCGAGGACCGGAAGGAGCTTGTGGGCATACTCACGGTCCTCGACGCGGCCCTGGCCGTCGCCGATGCTATGTTCGGTGACCGTTCACCCTCGAGGATTAAGGTTTCGGAGGTCATGTCGTCACCCGTGATCACCATCTCACCCGGAGCCACCGTCCTCGACGCCGCCCAGACCATGCTGGTCCACGGTGTCTCCGGGCTCCCGGTGCTGGACGGTGACCGCCTCGTCGGGATGATCACGAAGACCGACTTACTGGAGCTCGTGCGGTCCGAGGACTACGTGGCGCTTCACATGGTCAAGGATCCCATCACGGTGTCGGCCGGTACCAGCCTGCTTCACGCACGTCGACTCATGTTCGAGGAGAACGCCAAGGTGCTTCCGGTCGTCGAGCGCGAGCGGCTGGTCGGGCTGCTGACGGACCGCACACTGGCACTCGAGCTTGCCAGACTCCGCGAGAAGTCACCCAAGGGCAAGTTCCGATCCGCACTCAAGCGCGCACGCGTGGATGACGTGATGAGAACGCCGATCTCCGTACGGACCGACTACGGCCTGGTCGACGCCGCCGAGCTCATTGTCCGGAAACGGGTCCCCGGGGTCCCGGTGGTCAACTACCAGGACGAGGTCGTCGGCGTAATAACCAAAACCGACCTCCTGCACTTACTGGTGGAAGAGCTGGAGGCGGCCGGCTAATTCTTAACCTCCACCAACCGCCCGTCGGACGGGCTCACCCGGGATGGCCGAGCTCGCCGTCGGCATCGACGTGGGCGGCACTTTCACTGACCTGGTGGAGTACGACGGGCGGGAGCTCCGTGTCCGGAAGGTTCCGTCGTCACCCCGGCGGCCCGAACGGGGCTTCGCGGAAGCTCTTAAAATCGTCGAGACAGACCCGGATGTTGTCCTTCACGCCACGACCATAGGGACCAACGCGTTTCTGGGTCAGAAGGGGCTTGAACTGCCCGAAGTTGCTCTCGTGACGACACTCGGGTTCCGCGACGCGATCGAGATCGGACGGCAGGTTCGTCCCCAGACCTACTCGCTGTCACCCCGAAAACCCGAACCGCTCGTACCTCGACGGCTCAGGTTCGAGGTTAAGGAGCGTACCTCACCCGACGGTGAGATCATAGTACCGGTCGACGAGGACAAGCTCCGTCGTATCGCCCGCCGTATCGCGGTCGAGGACGTCGATGTGGTCGTCGTCGCTTTCCTCCACGCCTACGCTAACCCGGCCAACGAGTGCAAGGCGAAGGAGGTTCTGGAGGAGGAGCTCGGTGACGTCGAGGTAGTATGTTCGCACGAGGTATGCAACGAATACCGCGAGTATGAGCGGACTTCGACGGCCCTCGTCAACGCGGTCTTACGACAGATCGTCACGGAGTACGTCGAGAGGACCTGGGACGCCGTCCGCGACGCCGGTGCCTCGGAGTACTACCTGATGCAGTCGGACGGATACGCCGTGCCGGCCGAGCTCACCCTTCACACCCCGGCCAAGCTCATCGAGTCGGGTCCCGCCGCCGGAGTCGTCGCGGCCCGATACCTGGGTGAAACGCTGGGTAGGGACCGCCTGGTCTCGTTCGACATGGGTGGAACGACGGCTAAGGCCGGTACGGTCGTCGAAGGCCGTTACGAGGTGACTAAGGAGTACGAGGTGGGCGGTGAGGTACACAGGGGTCGTAGGGTGCGCGGTTCGGGATACCCCGTTCTTCATCGCTTCATCGACCTGACGGAGTGTAGCGCCGGCGGTGGTACGATACTCTGGACCGACGAGGCCGGCGCGCTCCGGGTGGGACCGCTGAGCGCCGGAGCCGATCCGGGTCCGGTTTGCTACGGGAAGGGAGGTACGGATCCGACGATCACCGACGCCAACGTCGTCTTGGGACGCCTCAACCGACGTGCCCTCCTCGGCGGCGAAATGCCCATCGACGCCGAGGCCGCCGATCGTGCGCTCTCGGAGCTCGCGGACGAGCTCGGACTCGAGCCGGAGGAAGCCGCGTACCAGGCCCTGCGCCTCGCCGTCGAGGAGATGGCCCGGATCGTGCGTATAGTCACGGTGGAGCGCGGCCACGATCCCCGCGAGTTCTCGCTGGTCGCTTTCGGTGGTGCGGGACCCTTACACGCGGCGGAGCTGGCCGAGATCTTGGAGGTCGAGGAGGTGATAGTTCCCCTCCATCCCGGCGTGTTCTCGGCGTACGGGCTCCTAGCGGCCGAGGTCGCCTGGGAACACGTCACCCCGGTCATGAGGACGCTCGAGGAGCTCGACGATGAGGAGCTGCGCGCGGTCGTGAGAGGTACCGCGGAGAAGGCGGCGGAGCGCCTGCCGAGGGAACCGGACGACGTCCGGATCGTCGTGGAAGCGAGGTACCGCGGGCAGGCGCATGAGCTCGAGGTTCAGACGGGGCCGGACGTGACGGCGGACGAGCTCGAGGAGGCTTTCCACGAGCGGCACCGCGCCGTTCACGGGTTCCAACTTAATGCCCCGGTGGAAATCGTCAACGTCCGCGCCCTCGCGGTGATCGAGCGGAAGCCACCCGAACCGAGCCCGCTCAAGGAGGGTGGAGAAGGGAACCCCAAGCGTGCGCTCGTCGAGACCCGGGAGGTGTACTTCAGGGAGGAGGGTTACCTGGAAACTCCCGTGTTCGATAGGGACGCCTTGAGGGCCGACGACATCGTCGAGGGACCGGCGGTCATCGAGCAGTACGACTCGACCACCCTCGTACCGCCCGGCTGGAGGGCACGCGTTCACAGGTCGGGTGCTATCCTGCTCCACCGGATCGAGTGAGGCGGGAACACTCCGGACGTGTCCTCGTGCCTGCTCGTTCCCGAGGACACAACCATCGGATGTGGCGGAGCCTTGGTGGGTCCGTTCCCGCATTGCTGACGGGAACCGCCTCGGTGATAATCCCCGTCGGACTGGGAATCTTGGGGACCGTGTGTTGGCGGGGAAGGCGGAGATCCTAGGTGAGGTGGTGCTGTGCGTGATCTACGGCTACAGGGTGGCCGGTGCGGTATCGGAGATCAGCGGGTCTCTATCCTCGCGCTGGTATGGACACGCGCGGTCCACGGAGGACTTGGCGGTGAGGACCGTGGAGGAACTCGGGAGGTCGCTCGGCTGGGATCCGGAGGAGGTGCGACGATGGCAGGCGATCGTGCGGACCATCGGTGACCTCGCGAGGAGGGGCCTTCTCTGAGCCCCCGGGATATTGTTACAGTTTCCGTAACGATTCTGGGTTGGAGCCGCGGCCGGGATTTGAACCCGGGTAACGGGATATCCGCCGGGACCGTGCCCGGCTGCAGTCCCGCGCCCAGCCAGGCTAGGCTGCCGCGGCGATCGCCCGGGCCGTGAGGCCTGCTCCCCTACCAGTTTTTAAGCCTTACCCTCAGGACGGCGGCTCGACGCCGGGGGTCCTGTACAGGTACACCTCGGCCCACTGACCCACGCGAACGCCCCCGCGTACGATCTCGAAGGCGCGGACCCTGACTTCGTCGGGCTCGAAGCCGGCGGCCTCGATGGCGAGCTCGACCAATTCTTCGCGACTGTACACGCGGCCCCGATCGACTTCGAACCTCTCTCCGGCGGGAGCGACGTGTCCGTACCCGCGCTCGGTGTGTACGTAGACTACGGCTTCACGGGCGTGACGGGCGACGGCGCAGCCGACGGCGTTGCAGACGTCGTGATGGGGAACCACCTCACCGACGCCGGTTAGCTCGCGGAGGGCGGGCGCGAGGGCACCGGCCCAGAGGACGCTGTCGTGCGTCTCGAACCTCCGAAGCAGCTCCCGACGAATGGTTTCGAGGGTTTCCTCGGCCACCTCATGGGGATCGCCGAGCTCGCGGAGGACGCGACGAGACTTGGATGGATCGCCGTCGGGCTCCGGATCGTGGTATCCGGCGACTACCAGGGCGTCGGTCAGGGTGGGCTCGGAACCGCCGTAGCAGGCCGGTGTGGCGGTGTCGTTGGTGATTCCCTCACCGGTGAGGACGGCGTTGCCGCCGTACGGGAGGGAGCGGACGATGGCGGCTCGAACGGCGGTCGGATACCCGAAAAGCTCGGCCCCCTCCTCGGTGACCGGGCGCCCGCCGCGGGCCTCTGTGAGATCGATGGTAGCGCCCCCTACGTCGGCGAGGAGGAAGTCATCGCGGCCGGTGAGGTAAGCCGCACCTAGGACGCCGGCGGCGGGTCCGGAGTGAAGGACGTTGACAGGGACGCGGAGGGCCTCCTCAGGAGTCTGGAGTCCTCCGTCGCCCCGAAGCACGCCGTCGACGCGACCGAGGGCCTCGAGGAAGCGACGGGTGACCCGTTTGACGCGGGCGCCGAGTACAGCAGTGGCGACACGGCGTGGGAAGTTGCCGTAAGGTAGGTGGTAGCCGGGGACCGCCTCGACGTAGGTCTCTCGGTGGGCTTCGATGATCTTCCGCTCCGGATCCGCGTTACGATGGGAGTGCTTCGCGACGACGGCCAAGGCGTGATCCTCTCCGGAAGGCTCCACCGCGTCGGGGTCCGGTTCCTCGACGATGTCACCTCGATGGTCGACGTAACCGGGGAGAACGTCGGCGCGGTCGGCTAGGTCGAGGAGGGGCTCGGGGTCCAAGCCGGGACCAGGGATAAGGACGAGGTGGACGGGGTCGGTGCGACCGCGTGTAAGGGCGTTGATCGGGAGGGTGGTGCTGACACGTCGCTCGTCGGCGTCGAGCGCGCGGAGGGCGCGACGGGTGGGTTCGAGGAGCTTACCGTCGCGCGGTACCTTGACGCGATCCTCGACCTCTCCGTCCTCGAGGACGACGGCGTCGACGTGGGTGCTGCCGGTGTCGAGACCGAGGACGCGCATGTTCGGTCCCCCGGTGACGTCGGGAGTCTCGGTGCGGGGCTGAGCGGGGTGCGTCGGGGGCCGAGGACTAATCATCGACGATCCGGAGCTGGAACTCCTCCCTGACCGTGCCGTAAGGACCCTCGTAGCGGACTACCAGTCGGTACTTGCCCGATTCCTCCGGTGTGTAGAATTCGAACTCCACCCAATCGCCGACCCAAACCTCAGGCTCGCTCAGGTCGATACGACCGAGCTCGGAGTTTCCGGCACCGTTCAGACGAAACTCTAGGGTACCCTCCCACAGAGGGCCGCCGCCGCGAAGAGTGAGTAAATAAGGCCGGACGAACACTATCGCCGAGGAGCCGGCCGGGGCCGATACCGGGGCGAAGATCTCGAGCGTCAGCGCTACTCCGCGGACCCGGGAGATGACGACGGTCGGAACGTACTTAAGACCCAATCGAGCCATCGACCTCTCCCACTCCAGCCGCGCGTCCTCCTCGGGATCGATGGGGGTCAATCCCCGGCCCCCTTCGACCCGTCCGGGCGACGGCGCTGGCCCTTGGGCCCCGCCCTGTTTCTCCACGAAAAAGCCTTGCGGACGGTTAGGGTAACCACCGTCCGCTGTCTTCGGCGTACGGGGGCCGTACGATGGATCGCACGGCGGTTCGCTCACAGTAACGGTCGTGCCCGCACGACGTCGCGAGGGTTCGAGGAACCCGCTCGACCGACGGTGGACTCCAATCCGTGGTTACAAACCGTGTCGTTTCGGACTGTTTGTTTGATTCAGTGACGCGACACCGATGCAACGATG contains these protein-coding regions:
- a CDS encoding DUF5591 domain-containing protein; translated protein: MSVRDKVRVLRCDCARVLEVEGVETPAPFLIPERLSVAVENVPEVRELVKELEELARPYSVRLTPDDLPSPWTDPAEALSDGSITVYRLESIPDAREFAEVVSKIRRSGSVRAVTVRDPEWIPLLFYLGFDLFDAALCLRLTLEDQLLLDDFSTETVETEDREELLRENWTQLQFCLLRLREAIREGTLRELVESVAARHPRIAEVLRVCDRERAVARYVNLNRNTQIACATDLSFDRPEVTEWLRRVRRYEPPDWVEAVVLLPCSARKPYSRSPTHRRIMRITWNFPVDEIMITSPLGAVPRALERTFPAAHYDVRVTGEWSREEIERSAALIEKIVGDLPIVCHAADGYRKVGKELEERGYDVVYTCRPDGNPASRGALEELRRTLEDLTKGEPGDLREHVPRAVSRFQFGVDVLENVDYRFDGQRVLIDGERAFSVPPTSGLLTLSQLGAELCVSSRVPPIHAEEGTKAEMVDVPEDVLPGFHWPVDLGDEIRPCRVIARPEDVPPDTTVIETR
- a CDS encoding nucleoside recognition domain-containing protein gives rise to the protein MDVTKLVIHYLLVIAKVAPLVFLGFFLASVMIILRVHERLGKLTGRRLARLGLTPEAASAMAASLVSPSAGYPILAEFRREGRLDDRDVVLLVVATTFPTTVGEMFLKGPFFAALAILGPKLGTEYMGALFVTALLQTLPALALYGARSGNGSDIHLPSTSHDDVPPLREAVIEGLRRAARRMKYVLPRMVGIGLPMVILAEVLRSWVHGGLGPVVAITLANVSHYTVGYATAAELVHRGVLSESEAVAALLIAGCANVLMIFLKASLATYVSIFGSRLGLRAWAANLGSSVGARLLMAYAILRWS
- a CDS encoding P-II family nitrogen regulator is translated as MDNVLIEIVVDDEDVEEVIDIICEHAKTGRPGDGMIFVIPLEDAVRARTGDRGKDALS
- the purB gene encoding adenylosuccinate lyase; the encoded protein is MPVHPIESRYGSDELRRVFSEENKVAKMLEVEAALVRALSEVFDFVPEEAADEVERVVEEITGDEEELRRFVERVKEIEAEIKHDVMALVKALSERCEVGGDYVHLGATSNDVIDTAHALVLREALSIIYRRLHRLAEVLAEKAEEYADLPMVGRTHGQHAVPTTLGMKFAIWAREVVRHLKRLRECANRVLVGQLSGAVGTMAALGEKGPEVQRRVMELLNLRPVTVSNQVIQRDRYAELIALLALIGSTLDKIGREIRNLQRTEIREVEEPFDPEKQVGSSTMPHKRNPIRSERVCSLARVLRSNVQIALENVPLEHERDLTNSASERVILPEQFLLLDEMLRLTIHNLEGLRVYEENIRENLRLTKGLNMAEALMVELVKRGIGRQEAHELVRRLAMRAWEEGRDFAEVVKEEERVRELFGEEELDEVLDPEKYLGVAPDLAREAAEKTRRDLEEIDREMKEVLGVGAG
- the albA gene encoding DNA-binding protein Alba, whose translation is MAEENVIYVGNKPVTNYVLAVMTQFSEGADEVKLVARGRAISRAVDVAEFIRNNVMPEVEVKDIEIGTEEIETEEGDTISVSTIAITLAKPSE
- a CDS encoding hydantoinase/oxoprolinase family protein, which codes for MAELAVGIDVGGTFTDLVEYDGRELRVRKVPSSPRRPERGFAEALKIVETDPDVVLHATTIGTNAFLGQKGLELPEVALVTTLGFRDAIEIGRQVRPQTYSLSPRKPEPLVPRRLRFEVKERTSPDGEIIVPVDEDKLRRIARRIAVEDVDVVVVAFLHAYANPANECKAKEVLEEELGDVEVVCSHEVCNEYREYERTSTALVNAVLRQIVTEYVERTWDAVRDAGASEYYLMQSDGYAVPAELTLHTPAKLIESGPAAGVVAARYLGETLGRDRLVSFDMGGTTAKAGTVVEGRYEVTKEYEVGGEVHRGRRVRGSGYPVLHRFIDLTECSAGGGTILWTDEAGALRVGPLSAGADPGPVCYGKGGTDPTITDANVVLGRLNRRALLGGEMPIDAEAADRALSELADELGLEPEEAAYQALRLAVEEMARIVRIVTVERGHDPREFSLVAFGGAGPLHAAELAEILEVEEVIVPLHPGVFSAYGLLAAEVAWEHVTPVMRTLEELDDEELRAVVRGTAEKAAERLPREPDDVRIVVEARYRGQAHELEVQTGPDVTADELEEAFHERHRAVHGFQLNAPVEIVNVRALAVIERKPPEPSPLKEGGEGNPKRALVETREVYFREEGYLETPVFDRDALRADDIVEGPAVIEQYDSTTLVPPGWRARVHRSGAILLHRIE
- a CDS encoding radical SAM protein, whose amino-acid sequence is MVRKVRLVGCRHCGYCSQVVDCPVGDPLWNREDCVGCGACVPACPYGARRLVEVEEGPITVRVDGEEVEVESRWVEGALREIGHDVDAPCGVGGCYACAVRLNGEVVPACNSKLTEGDEVETEDVDGKIRVVSGFQPHPVGGVGTPVELKDKPGYVEAACFAHGCNLRCPQCQNHSIAFGAAMGARMRPEEAARLLVGTAREYGVNRVAISGGEPTLNREFLVEFVRKCREYGGPDLRVHVDTNGTVLSPDYVDELVEAGMTDIGIDVKGFRPETFAEVAGIDVKGAAEYVDGVLRILEYLADEYLEEVFVGVGIPYNPELVDKEEVFALTDWLYEHLGEDVQVCYLDYRPEFRRRDLPLPKYEDMVELEEYARSLGFRRVHAQKVSVRR
- a CDS encoding CBS domain-containing protein, producing the protein MPELPSVEDLMSRNPVTVDADQSLKFALKTMRKRKVNRLPVTERVSEDRKELVGILTVLDAALAVADAMFGDRSPSRIKVSEVMSSPVITISPGATVLDAAQTMLVHGVSGLPVLDGDRLVGMITKTDLLELVRSEDYVALHMVKDPITVSAGTSLLHARRLMFEENAKVLPVVERERLVGLLTDRTLALELARLREKSPKGKFRSALKRARVDDVMRTPISVRTDYGLVDAAELIVRKRVPGVPVVNYQDEVVGVITKTDLLHLLVEELEAAG